The genomic window CCAGCACCAGCAGGCCCAGCACCCACCAGCGCGACTTGCGGAACCACTCGGAAAATTCGCCCAGGCGCGCGCCCACGCTCACGCCCAGCACGATGGGCAGGACATACCACAGCACGGTGCTGCCCGGATACGGCGTCTGCAACACGTTGCGGTTGAGTAGGTACGCCCCCGCCTGCAGCGCGGCCCCGAGCACGAAGGCCAGCCAGATGGGCGGGCGGCGCCGCGCCAGGGGCAGCAGCAGCGGCAAAATCAGGTACACCTGCAGCGCCACCAGCATGAAGTACAGGTGGTAACTCGCCTTGCCGTAAAGCAGGTAAAACGACCATCGCTCGGGGTCGGTGAGCACTTCCGGGGGCCGGCGTCCGCTGGCGACATACCACAGCACGTACAGCACGCTCCACAGCAGGTAAGGCCAGCCGCCGCGAATCAGCCGCCGCGAGTAGTAGCGCAGGGGCCGGAAGTCCTTGAGCAGACTGCGCGTGAGCACCGTTGCCGACAGGAAAATAAACGCCGGCACCGCGAAGTGCAGCGTGCGGTTGACCCCAGCGGTGATCAGATACGCGGTGCTGCCTTCGGGGAGGTGGCGCAGCGTCACGGCGGTGGTGTGGTGGGTGACCACTTCCAGAATCGCCAGCCCCCGGAAAAAATCCACCGCACTCAGCCGCGCCGTGGAGACGGCCTGCCGCGACACCGTGACCGGCGCGTGGGCACTCGGCAGGGCAGGCGAGAGGGCGCCGACCCCCACGCCGGCCAGCGCCGCCTCGTGGGGGCGAACCAGGGCCATCGCCCCGTGCTCGGGCAGACCGGGAAGCTCGTAGGGCGAGTCGAGCAGTTGCTGACGCAGACCGGGCTGCGAGCCCGTCTGGCGGGCGAAATAATTGAGCGCCTTGTCGAGCCGCACCAGCCCCAGGCGGCGCAGCAGCGACGGTGAAGAACGCCACGCCGTGGTCACGGGCGCAGGCGGCTCAGGAAACGCACTGGCCGGGTGCGGCAAAGACAGGTGCGGCAGGAAGACGAAGAGCGCCGTGCGCTCCGGGACAGAAGAACCATTCGATTCGTCAGCATACCGGCTGCGGCGCCCGGGGGCGTGAGGGTTTCCCGGCGTGAGGACCGCCGCGCTGTCACCCGAAGGGTCCTTTCAAGGGTGGAACCGCTCCCAGCGCCTCCCGGCAGGCGCCGGCGTGTTAGCGTTCAGGGCATGACCAAGCGCACACCCGACTCCGCCGACATCTCTTTCGAGCATGCTCTGGTGCTCGAAACCGCTCGCGTGACCGAGGGCGCCGCACTCGCCGCCAGCCGGTTCATGGGCCTGGGCGACAAGAACGCGGTGGACGGCGCAGGCACCGAGGCCATGCGCTCGCTGCTCAACAGCCTCGACATCCGCGGCACCGTGGTGATCGGCGAGGGCGAGATGGACGAGGCGCCGATGCTCTACATCGGGGAAAAGGTCGGCAACGGCCAGTACGAGGTGGACATCGCCGTGGACCCGGTCGAGGGCACCAACGTGACCGCCAAGGGCCTGCCCAACGGCCTGGCGGTGATCGCCCTGAGCGAGCGCGGCGGCCTGATGCACGCGCCCGACTGCTACATGGAAAAGCTGATCGTGCCCCCGCCCGCCGCGGGCCGCGTGAATCTCGACTGGCCGGTGGAGGCCAACCTGAGCGTGATCGCGCAGAGCCTGGAGCGCGACGTGGAAGACCTGATGATCACCATTCTGGACCGTGAGCGGCACGCCGACCTGATTCAGCGGGTCCGCGCGACGGGCGCCCGCGTCAAGCTGATC from Deinococcus radiodurans R1 = ATCC 13939 = DSM 20539 includes these protein-coding regions:
- a CDS encoding acyltransferase gives rise to the protein MTTAWRSSPSLLRRLGLVRLDKALNYFARQTGSQPGLRQQLLDSPYELPGLPEHGAMALVRPHEAALAGVGVGALSPALPSAHAPVTVSRQAVSTARLSAVDFFRGLAILEVVTHHTTAVTLRHLPEGSTAYLITAGVNRTLHFAVPAFIFLSATVLTRSLLKDFRPLRYYSRRLIRGGWPYLLWSVLYVLWYVASGRRPPEVLTDPERWSFYLLYGKASYHLYFMLVALQVYLILPLLLPLARRRPPIWLAFVLGAALQAGAYLLNRNVLQTPYPGSTVLWYVLPIVLGVSVGARLGEFSEWFRKSRWWVLGLLVLVFPPYLTVTTRQMLGESVDSVAYHALSWGYSALMALGLLGLAYQWQRSTHPLRILIATLGTVSLQVYLIHPFLLQVLENWYAPERSDPVGLTIALSVLYGLVVLMIPAVIGRLLSGRRLSTLLFGR